The region gacatgattttttaaaatagttaaaaacgaagttatctgtttctgcaaatgaactcttcatttatatatatatatatgcagtaaatataatttacttgttactttgtggtttaaaaagtgtgaatgtttatactgtagtgcatttgttcatatatatttaaagcatttggtaattttataattaaagccttttaatgtttttaaatggttgtatttgtgtttcactgctgaattacatttagcagtttctgggccacattcggcccggggaccaagccgagtctcagccagatctggcttaaagtgtctgggccagacctgggccacataaaataatagaagtcaCTCTACAGGATGTGGGCCACATCTGGGCCGGAGGAAATTGTTTGAGtctgttttcagtgtgtgtgccagttttgggccggggacccagccagaactgggccagaagtgaagcaaggttgtggcccagaggtgggccagacaaattttgctatctgggtaaGTGAAGCTGAAgcttattaaaaaaagtaaataaaaaagaattgcAATGACAAATATACTTCAATAcaatgattaattgcaattaatcgcatacaaaataagttttgtttgcatgatatatgtgtgttctgtgtatatttattatgtacataaatacacacatacagtgtgtattttgaaaatatttacatgtatttacaggtctatattaatataatttatgttataaataaatatatttaatatataaacataaccaaGTTTTCTGaaacatatacatgcatgcttgtgtatttatatatatatatatattgctgtacacccaaagcactttacaatcatgggggtctctcctcaaccaccaccatgtatatatacacacagcacacatacatacattatgtaaacaaaacttttattttggatgcgattaatcatttgacagcactagtaataattaagacatttaataCAATGCTTgcaaaagtttaacaaaaattcaGTCCTCTATTAAATCTGCATGTCCTTGCAAAGAACTGATTAGACATTTAGAAACAGCATATTAATGTTTGACATTTATTTGGACTGGAAAGCATTTGACAGGAAGCGAAGCAGGAGAGAGAAGGACAGAACTGGCAAAGGACTCAAACTCGGGTAGCACAACTGTGCCACGTGGTGTGCTCCCCACGCAGCTATCAGCAggatatttattttctttttttgtcatttagagTAACTGTGCGTTACAGTTTCAAGCCTGCTTTTGCTGCTCCTATTACTGCTGCTGCTACTGTTGTTGCTGCTCgccctgctgctgctgctgctgctgctgctactgCTCCTGCTCCTCCTACTACTGTTCCTGCTCCTACTACTACTGCTCCCCCTCCTATTACTTCTAGTGCTGTTCTTCCATAACGTTTTGCTCTTTGTTTCTGAGCCTCCCATTCAATTTTTTCCTGAGCTTTTCTATACATCTCGTTAGTGTAGTGCTGTCCTCCATTCTCCTTCACCATCTTCTCAATCTTCTCCAGCAGTTCAGTGACCTGAGAGTGCTTCTTCATGTCTTCATTATTGAATAAATGAGATCTGTCACCACACATATTAACAAGAGCCTTGAGATCATTATTTTCACTGATATAATCATCTAATGTTTTTCCCTTCAGCTGATCTCCTCTAGTGAACAGAATGATTGTGTATCGAGAAGCTTCTTCTCCAAAGTTCTCCTGAATCCATTTCACTGTGTCTTTCTCTTCATTTGTGTATCTCATGTCCAGTCTCATGACCAGCAGAAATACATGAGGACCAGGAGCAGACATGTAGACGCACTTCACTATTTCAGCTTTCAGGTTTTCTTTACTCATGGACGTATCAAACAGTCCTGGAGTGTCGATCACTGAGATGTTTCTACCCTCCACTGTTGTCAGATGTTTTTGACACTGATTAGTAATAGACTTAGATGACATACCAGTCTTAAACACAAAGTTGTCGATGATGGTGTTTCCTGCTGAACTCTTTCCTGTTCCAGTTTTACCCAACAGCACAATCCTGAGATCTGATAAAGAGAGAGGAATTTAAGATGTTATTTACACTTCGAAAAATAATAACTTTGCATTTGCCTTTGCTCACTATGGGGCACACTTTCCGGGGGCCTTAAGAtgatttaaaatgactaaaacgacagaacaaaaatatataaaataagttaattattattgttttaaatgaaaataagtaacAATATTTTCAACATAATTTACCCCtcaataaggttttttttttttctttttctttcatggAAGAACCCCATCGTTTTGAAAAACTTGtatatagggtacaacggggctaaaggtgTCCCGGGGTAAAAGgtgcctttgatattattttcatctaaaccactagatggcacaaaaacacggtgtagcactttccaaaacatcccttttcaagatgcacgtgtatatttgtctgatGTTTGACGCGATCGCGCGCAGTAGCGcgaagttgattctgtgcttacttgatctaatattttatgtttttttaaatgttgtagatttaactaacaaatgagaatcgctaaaattaatgcatatattttgagacaaaggtcttctttatgattttcagttttgtttaagataattaaagcaacccgtgctgttggggctaaaggcgcacagtaattaacatgataattaatagatggctgacttttccatttgttaaGTTGACATGGTtggattcagatggtaaatatcatatattatgttgggtgtccaagGAGGagatcaccatgtttagaatgaaaccatcatatttaaaaacacgacattaatcatatcatataatttgttgttactactgtaaatatacactgcccgtccaaaaaaaaaaaaccttaccacCTGGATTTAACTAAGCAAATAGTAAAGAGCCTCCCATTGGAATATTACTGCATGGATGATTATGTTTCAGCTGGCAACAAGTTATTTAACCCTAACTGATGCAGTGAGTAGCTTCTCATTTCTTAAACAACCATGTTGGAAGACACATCCTGTGGTCGTGGAAAAGATGTTAATCTGTTTCAGAACGGTCAAATTATTGGCATGCATCAAGCAAAGAAAGGATCTAAGGAGATTGCTGAAACTACTAAAAATGGGTTAAGAACTGTCCAACACATTATTAAAAACTGGAAGGATAGTAGGGAACCATCATCTTCGAGGAAGAAATGTGGTCGGAAAAAAATCTTGAATGATCGTGAAATCAAAtcgtaaaaaaacaacagtagaATTCATGGCTATGTTTAATAGTGAAAGTAAGAGCATTTCCACACGCACAATGCGAAGGGAACTCAAGGGATTGGGACTAAACAGCTGTGTAGCCTTAAGAAAACCACTTAGTGAGGCTATTCGGAAAAAAAAGGCTTCAATTTGCTAGGGAGCATAAAGATTGGACTCTGGAGCAATGGAAAAAGGTCATGTGGTCTGATGAGTCCAGATTTACCCTGTTCCAAAGCGATGCACCCATCATGTCTAGTGCCTACCGTACAAGCCTGTGGGGGCAGTGCTATGATCTGGGGTTGCTGCAATTGGTCAGGTCTAGGTTCATCAACGTTATGTGCCCAATAACATGCCCAGTATGCTTGGGCATATTCCAAGATGACAATGCCAGTATTCATCGGGCTCAAATTGTGAAAGAGTGGTTCAGGGAGCATGAGACATCATTTTCACACATGGATTGGCCACCACAGAGTCCAGACCTTAACCCCATTGAGAATCTTTGGGATGTGCTGAAGAAGACTTTGTGCAGCGGTCCGACTCTCCCATCAATACAAGATCTTGGCGAAAAATTAATACAACTCTGGATGGGAATAAATGTTGTGACATTGCAGAAGCTTATCGAAATGATGCCACGGCGAATGCGTGCCGTAATCAAAGCTAAAGGCGGTCCAAagaaatattagagtgtgtgacttttttttttggacggGCAGtgtatattcaattattattggatctcttTCAATACTTTcaaaatctttacttattaaaatgattttgtttctgtatttttaaaacatttttatattaacattttaatgacagtatatttattgaacaaaaatgtattattttatttttcaaaataagcagaaaatagtacaaactttgctaaagtgattgttttgaacaagtattaacttagacaatattttaaaaaacattagtttagctgaagtatttgtattaaTACTGTGTGCCTTTTATCcagtgtgtggggtaaaaggcccctcttgacacctcatacatttataagacttttaaacaaaataaacaacttgaatgatttgttttcacacaaaaactgttgctccattaatgttcaatacataCAACGTatcaggtgctggtcatataattagaatatcatcaaaaagttgatttatttcactaattccattcaaaaagagaaacttgtatattatattcgtTCATTAcgcacagactgatatatttcaaatgtttatttcttttaattttgatgattataactgacaactaaggaaaatcccaaattcagtatctcagaaaattagaatattacttaagac is a window of Onychostoma macrolepis isolate SWU-2019 chromosome 21, ASM1243209v1, whole genome shotgun sequence DNA encoding:
- the LOC131528950 gene encoding GTPase IMAP family member 6-like isoform X2 encodes the protein MNIQDLRIVLLGVCGAGKSATANAILGREAFKESGTRESEMQRGRVEDRNISIIDTPGFFNTQLTDEELQEQMMKSLHLSRPGPHMFLLVINLETFREEQRNIKEQIQKVFGARAMKFTTVLFIGREKVSRREWVEFIESENIAELLNYFERRFHVINSKNECDPYQITMLLKSIDEMVKNNGGQNYSNEKEAADQKQMERLIQEIARESLHTKADLRIVLLGKTGTGKSSAGNTIIDNFVFKTGMSSKSITNQCQKHLTTVEGRNISVIDTPGLFDTSMSKENLKAEIVKCVYMSAPGPHVFLLVMRLDMRYTNEEKDTVKWIQENFGEEASRYTIILFTRGDQLKGKTLDDYISENNDLKALVNMCGDRSHLFNNEDMKKHSQVTELLEKIEKMVKENGGQHYTNEMYRKAQEKIEWEAQKQRAKRYGRTALEVIGGGAVVVGAGTVVGGAGAVAAAAAAAAGRAATTVAAAVIGAAKAGLKL
- the LOC131528950 gene encoding GTPase IMAP family member 8-like isoform X1, with product MYRSGQSMEDIHRKLANEHSESDETPDSQDLRIVLLGVCGAGKSATANAILGREAFKESGTRESEMQRGRVEDRNISIIDTPGFFNTQLTDEELQEQMMKSLHLSRPGPHMFLLVINLETFREEQRNIKEQIQKVFGARAMKFTTVLFIGREKVSRREWVEFIESENIAELLNYFERRFHVINSKNECDPYQITMLLKSIDEMVKNNGGQNYSNEKEAADQKQMERLIQEIARESLHTKADLRIVLLGKTGTGKSSAGNTIIDNFVFKTGMSSKSITNQCQKHLTTVEGRNISVIDTPGLFDTSMSKENLKAEIVKCVYMSAPGPHVFLLVMRLDMRYTNEEKDTVKWIQENFGEEASRYTIILFTRGDQLKGKTLDDYISENNDLKALVNMCGDRSHLFNNEDMKKHSQVTELLEKIEKMVKENGGQHYTNEMYRKAQEKIEWEAQKQRAKRYGRTALEVIGGGAVVVGAGTVVGGAGAVAAAAAAAAGRAATTVAAAVIGAAKAGLKL